The Catharus ustulatus isolate bCatUst1 chromosome 15, bCatUst1.pri.v2, whole genome shotgun sequence genome has a window encoding:
- the CSNK1A1 gene encoding casein kinase I isoform X2 — protein MASSSGSKAEFIVGGKYKLVRKIGSGSFGDIYLAINITNGEEVAVKLESQKARHPQLLYESKLYKILQGGVGIPHIRWYGQEKDYNVLVMDLLGPSLEDLFNFCSRRFTMKTVLMLADQMISRIEYVHTKNFIHRDIKPDNFLMGIGRHCNKCLESPVGKRKRSMTVSTSQDPSFSGLNQLFLIDFGLAKKYRDNRTRQHIPYREDKNLTGTARYASINAHLGIEQSRRDDMESLGYVLMYFNRTSLPWQGLKAATKKQKYEKISEKKMSTPVEVLCKGFPAEFAMYLNYCRGLRFEEAPDYMYLRQLFRILFRTLNHQYDYTFDWTMLKQKAAQQAASSSGQGQQAQTPTGKQTDKSKSNMKG, from the exons ATGGCGAGCAGCAGCGGCTCCAAGGCCGAGTTCATTGTCGGAGGCAAATACAAGCTGGTGCGGAAGATCGGGTCGGGCTCCTTCGGGGACATCTATTTGGCGATCAACATCACCAACGGGGAG GAAGTTGCTGTGAAGTTGGAGTCTCAGAAGGCTCGGCACCCCCAGCTGCTCTATGAAAGCAAACTGTACAAGATCCTACAGGGAGGAGTTGGCATCCCACATATACG GTGGTATGGTCAAGAAAAGGACTACAATGTTCTAGTCATGGATCTTCTGGGGCCCAGCCTGGAAGACCTCTTCAACTTCTGTTCTCGCAGGTTTACCATGAAAACAGTACTTATGCTAGCAGACCAG atgATCAGTAGAATTGAATATGTGCACACAAAGAATTTTATACACAGAGACATTAAACCAGATAACTTCCTAATGGGTATTGGGCGTCACTGTAATAAG TGTTTAGAATCTCCagtggggaagaggaaaagaagcatGACTGTTAGTACTTCTCAGGACCCATCTTTCTCAGGATTAAACCAG TTATTCCTTATTGACTTTGGTTTGGCCAAAAAGTACCGGGACAACAGGACAAGGCAACACATACCTtacagagaagacaaaaatctCACTGGCACAGCTCGGTATGCCAGCATCAATGCACACCTTGGCATTGAGCAGAG tcGTCGGGATGACATGGAGTCTCTAGGCTATGTATTGATGTACTTTAACAGAACCAGTCTGCCTTGGCAAGGATTAAAG GCTGCAACAAAGAAGCAAAAGTATGAAAAGAttagtgaaaagaaaatgtccACTCCTGTTGAGGTTTTGTGTAAG GGGTTCCCTGCAGAATTTGCCATGTACCTGAACTACTGTCGTGGCCTGCGCTTTGAGGAGGCACCAGATTACATGTACCTGAGGCAATTATTCCGTATTCTTTTCAG GACCTTGAACCACCAGTATGACTACACATTCGACTGGACAATGttaaagcagaaagcagcacagcaggcagcctcttccagtgggcaggggcagcaggcCCAAACCCCCACAGGCAAGCAAACTGACAAATCCAAGAGTAACATGAAAGGTTAG
- the CSNK1A1 gene encoding casein kinase I isoform X3, giving the protein MASSSGSKAEFIVGGKYKLVRKIGSGSFGDIYLAINITNGEEVAVKLESQKARHPQLLYESKLYKILQGGVGIPHIRWYGQEKDYNVLVMDLLGPSLEDLFNFCSRRFTMKTVLMLADQMISRIEYVHTKNFIHRDIKPDNFLMGIGRHCNKCLESPVGKRKRSMTVSTSQDPSFSGLNQLFLIDFGLAKKYRDNRTRQHIPYREDKNLTGTARYASINAHLGIEQSRRDDMESLGYVLMYFNRTSLPWQGLKAATKKQKYEKISEKKMSTPVEVLCKGFPAEFAMYLNYCRGLRFEEAPDYMYLRQLFRILFRTLNHQYDYTFDWTMLKQKAAQQAASSSGQGQQAQTPTGF; this is encoded by the exons ATGGCGAGCAGCAGCGGCTCCAAGGCCGAGTTCATTGTCGGAGGCAAATACAAGCTGGTGCGGAAGATCGGGTCGGGCTCCTTCGGGGACATCTATTTGGCGATCAACATCACCAACGGGGAG GAAGTTGCTGTGAAGTTGGAGTCTCAGAAGGCTCGGCACCCCCAGCTGCTCTATGAAAGCAAACTGTACAAGATCCTACAGGGAGGAGTTGGCATCCCACATATACG GTGGTATGGTCAAGAAAAGGACTACAATGTTCTAGTCATGGATCTTCTGGGGCCCAGCCTGGAAGACCTCTTCAACTTCTGTTCTCGCAGGTTTACCATGAAAACAGTACTTATGCTAGCAGACCAG atgATCAGTAGAATTGAATATGTGCACACAAAGAATTTTATACACAGAGACATTAAACCAGATAACTTCCTAATGGGTATTGGGCGTCACTGTAATAAG TGTTTAGAATCTCCagtggggaagaggaaaagaagcatGACTGTTAGTACTTCTCAGGACCCATCTTTCTCAGGATTAAACCAG TTATTCCTTATTGACTTTGGTTTGGCCAAAAAGTACCGGGACAACAGGACAAGGCAACACATACCTtacagagaagacaaaaatctCACTGGCACAGCTCGGTATGCCAGCATCAATGCACACCTTGGCATTGAGCAGAG tcGTCGGGATGACATGGAGTCTCTAGGCTATGTATTGATGTACTTTAACAGAACCAGTCTGCCTTGGCAAGGATTAAAG GCTGCAACAAAGAAGCAAAAGTATGAAAAGAttagtgaaaagaaaatgtccACTCCTGTTGAGGTTTTGTGTAAG GGGTTCCCTGCAGAATTTGCCATGTACCTGAACTACTGTCGTGGCCTGCGCTTTGAGGAGGCACCAGATTACATGTACCTGAGGCAATTATTCCGTATTCTTTTCAG GACCTTGAACCACCAGTATGACTACACATTCGACTGGACAATGttaaagcagaaagcagcacagcaggcagcctcttccagtgggcaggggcagcaggcCCAAACCCCCACAG GTTTCTGA
- the CSNK1A1 gene encoding casein kinase I isoform X5, translating into MASSSGSKAEFIVGGKYKLVRKIGSGSFGDIYLAINITNGEEVAVKLESQKARHPQLLYESKLYKILQGGVGIPHIRWYGQEKDYNVLVMDLLGPSLEDLFNFCSRRFTMKTVLMLADQMISRIEYVHTKNFIHRDIKPDNFLMGIGRHCNKLFLIDFGLAKKYRDNRTRQHIPYREDKNLTGTARYASINAHLGIEQSRRDDMESLGYVLMYFNRTSLPWQGLKAATKKQKYEKISEKKMSTPVEVLCKGFPAEFAMYLNYCRGLRFEEAPDYMYLRQLFRILFRTLNHQYDYTFDWTMLKQKAAQQAASSSGQGQQAQTPTGF; encoded by the exons ATGGCGAGCAGCAGCGGCTCCAAGGCCGAGTTCATTGTCGGAGGCAAATACAAGCTGGTGCGGAAGATCGGGTCGGGCTCCTTCGGGGACATCTATTTGGCGATCAACATCACCAACGGGGAG GAAGTTGCTGTGAAGTTGGAGTCTCAGAAGGCTCGGCACCCCCAGCTGCTCTATGAAAGCAAACTGTACAAGATCCTACAGGGAGGAGTTGGCATCCCACATATACG GTGGTATGGTCAAGAAAAGGACTACAATGTTCTAGTCATGGATCTTCTGGGGCCCAGCCTGGAAGACCTCTTCAACTTCTGTTCTCGCAGGTTTACCATGAAAACAGTACTTATGCTAGCAGACCAG atgATCAGTAGAATTGAATATGTGCACACAAAGAATTTTATACACAGAGACATTAAACCAGATAACTTCCTAATGGGTATTGGGCGTCACTGTAATAAG TTATTCCTTATTGACTTTGGTTTGGCCAAAAAGTACCGGGACAACAGGACAAGGCAACACATACCTtacagagaagacaaaaatctCACTGGCACAGCTCGGTATGCCAGCATCAATGCACACCTTGGCATTGAGCAGAG tcGTCGGGATGACATGGAGTCTCTAGGCTATGTATTGATGTACTTTAACAGAACCAGTCTGCCTTGGCAAGGATTAAAG GCTGCAACAAAGAAGCAAAAGTATGAAAAGAttagtgaaaagaaaatgtccACTCCTGTTGAGGTTTTGTGTAAG GGGTTCCCTGCAGAATTTGCCATGTACCTGAACTACTGTCGTGGCCTGCGCTTTGAGGAGGCACCAGATTACATGTACCTGAGGCAATTATTCCGTATTCTTTTCAG GACCTTGAACCACCAGTATGACTACACATTCGACTGGACAATGttaaagcagaaagcagcacagcaggcagcctcttccagtgggcaggggcagcaggcCCAAACCCCCACAG GTTTCTGA
- the CSNK1A1 gene encoding casein kinase I isoform X4 gives MASSSGSKAEFIVGGKYKLVRKIGSGSFGDIYLAINITNGEEVAVKLESQKARHPQLLYESKLYKILQGGVGIPHIRWYGQEKDYNVLVMDLLGPSLEDLFNFCSRRFTMKTVLMLADQMISRIEYVHTKNFIHRDIKPDNFLMGIGRHCNKLFLIDFGLAKKYRDNRTRQHIPYREDKNLTGTARYASINAHLGIEQSRRDDMESLGYVLMYFNRTSLPWQGLKAATKKQKYEKISEKKMSTPVEVLCKGFPAEFAMYLNYCRGLRFEEAPDYMYLRQLFRILFRTLNHQYDYTFDWTMLKQKAAQQAASSSGQGQQAQTPTGKQTDKSKSNMKGF, from the exons ATGGCGAGCAGCAGCGGCTCCAAGGCCGAGTTCATTGTCGGAGGCAAATACAAGCTGGTGCGGAAGATCGGGTCGGGCTCCTTCGGGGACATCTATTTGGCGATCAACATCACCAACGGGGAG GAAGTTGCTGTGAAGTTGGAGTCTCAGAAGGCTCGGCACCCCCAGCTGCTCTATGAAAGCAAACTGTACAAGATCCTACAGGGAGGAGTTGGCATCCCACATATACG GTGGTATGGTCAAGAAAAGGACTACAATGTTCTAGTCATGGATCTTCTGGGGCCCAGCCTGGAAGACCTCTTCAACTTCTGTTCTCGCAGGTTTACCATGAAAACAGTACTTATGCTAGCAGACCAG atgATCAGTAGAATTGAATATGTGCACACAAAGAATTTTATACACAGAGACATTAAACCAGATAACTTCCTAATGGGTATTGGGCGTCACTGTAATAAG TTATTCCTTATTGACTTTGGTTTGGCCAAAAAGTACCGGGACAACAGGACAAGGCAACACATACCTtacagagaagacaaaaatctCACTGGCACAGCTCGGTATGCCAGCATCAATGCACACCTTGGCATTGAGCAGAG tcGTCGGGATGACATGGAGTCTCTAGGCTATGTATTGATGTACTTTAACAGAACCAGTCTGCCTTGGCAAGGATTAAAG GCTGCAACAAAGAAGCAAAAGTATGAAAAGAttagtgaaaagaaaatgtccACTCCTGTTGAGGTTTTGTGTAAG GGGTTCCCTGCAGAATTTGCCATGTACCTGAACTACTGTCGTGGCCTGCGCTTTGAGGAGGCACCAGATTACATGTACCTGAGGCAATTATTCCGTATTCTTTTCAG GACCTTGAACCACCAGTATGACTACACATTCGACTGGACAATGttaaagcagaaagcagcacagcaggcagcctcttccagtgggcaggggcagcaggcCCAAACCCCCACAGGCAAGCAAACTGACAAATCCAAGAGTAACATGAAAG GTTTCTGA
- the CSNK1A1 gene encoding casein kinase I isoform X1, giving the protein MASSSGSKAEFIVGGKYKLVRKIGSGSFGDIYLAINITNGEEVAVKLESQKARHPQLLYESKLYKILQGGVGIPHIRWYGQEKDYNVLVMDLLGPSLEDLFNFCSRRFTMKTVLMLADQMISRIEYVHTKNFIHRDIKPDNFLMGIGRHCNKCLESPVGKRKRSMTVSTSQDPSFSGLNQLFLIDFGLAKKYRDNRTRQHIPYREDKNLTGTARYASINAHLGIEQSRRDDMESLGYVLMYFNRTSLPWQGLKAATKKQKYEKISEKKMSTPVEVLCKGFPAEFAMYLNYCRGLRFEEAPDYMYLRQLFRILFRTLNHQYDYTFDWTMLKQKAAQQAASSSGQGQQAQTPTGKQTDKSKSNMKGF; this is encoded by the exons ATGGCGAGCAGCAGCGGCTCCAAGGCCGAGTTCATTGTCGGAGGCAAATACAAGCTGGTGCGGAAGATCGGGTCGGGCTCCTTCGGGGACATCTATTTGGCGATCAACATCACCAACGGGGAG GAAGTTGCTGTGAAGTTGGAGTCTCAGAAGGCTCGGCACCCCCAGCTGCTCTATGAAAGCAAACTGTACAAGATCCTACAGGGAGGAGTTGGCATCCCACATATACG GTGGTATGGTCAAGAAAAGGACTACAATGTTCTAGTCATGGATCTTCTGGGGCCCAGCCTGGAAGACCTCTTCAACTTCTGTTCTCGCAGGTTTACCATGAAAACAGTACTTATGCTAGCAGACCAG atgATCAGTAGAATTGAATATGTGCACACAAAGAATTTTATACACAGAGACATTAAACCAGATAACTTCCTAATGGGTATTGGGCGTCACTGTAATAAG TGTTTAGAATCTCCagtggggaagaggaaaagaagcatGACTGTTAGTACTTCTCAGGACCCATCTTTCTCAGGATTAAACCAG TTATTCCTTATTGACTTTGGTTTGGCCAAAAAGTACCGGGACAACAGGACAAGGCAACACATACCTtacagagaagacaaaaatctCACTGGCACAGCTCGGTATGCCAGCATCAATGCACACCTTGGCATTGAGCAGAG tcGTCGGGATGACATGGAGTCTCTAGGCTATGTATTGATGTACTTTAACAGAACCAGTCTGCCTTGGCAAGGATTAAAG GCTGCAACAAAGAAGCAAAAGTATGAAAAGAttagtgaaaagaaaatgtccACTCCTGTTGAGGTTTTGTGTAAG GGGTTCCCTGCAGAATTTGCCATGTACCTGAACTACTGTCGTGGCCTGCGCTTTGAGGAGGCACCAGATTACATGTACCTGAGGCAATTATTCCGTATTCTTTTCAG GACCTTGAACCACCAGTATGACTACACATTCGACTGGACAATGttaaagcagaaagcagcacagcaggcagcctcttccagtgggcaggggcagcaggcCCAAACCCCCACAGGCAAGCAAACTGACAAATCCAAGAGTAACATGAAAG GTTTCTGA